One genomic window of Haliotis asinina isolate JCU_RB_2024 chromosome 4, JCU_Hal_asi_v2, whole genome shotgun sequence includes the following:
- the LOC137282729 gene encoding uncharacterized protein gives MRTLPCLSMVLCVVVPCCVTRSVKQHIDTNRSDLRTLNTNANIGGVESRNDYLNTVRPQWNNQGTIADDRGQITNGNIPAKTRSGSHTDRETKSNTLSYVNSVFSGQRRTSSNVGRDTNRSDKVVEGNITNYSIHSGVKYDTSPNDSTKKKKDERPNETIHTRGNGGTSRPQGVHKDIHQKAFQEAPPIHTLSGVGYSFLVLVGFILVLFCMVCLVLKCPISSKSACESQSEMCGTQQSDCHNQADDL, from the exons ATGCGCACCTTACCATGTTTATCAATGgtgttgtgtgttgttgtgcCTTGTTGCGTAACGAGAAGCGTCAAACAGCATATTGACACAAATAGAAGTGATTTGCGGACCTTAAACACAAATGCTAATATTGGCGGTGTCGAGTCTAGGAACGACTATCTAAACACAGTTCGCCCTCAATGGAACAATCAAGGCACTATTGCTGATGATCGCGGTCAAATTACCAATGGTAATATTCCCGCCAAGACGAGGTCTGGGAGTCACACAGATAGAGAGACAAAGAGTAATACCCTGTCTTATGTGAACTCAGTATTCAGCGGGCAACGACGTACAAGCAGCAACGTGGGCCGTGACACAAACAGAAGTGACAAAGTTGTTGAAGGAAACATCACTAACTACTCCATCCATAGTGGGGTGAAATACGACACCAGCCCCAACGACTCAACGAAGAAGAAAAAGGACGAGAGACCCAACGAGACGATTCACACAAGGGGAAATG GCGGAACCAGCCGTCCTCAAGGTGTACACAAAGACATACATCAAAAGGCATTTCAGGAAGCACCACCAATCCACACATTGTCAGGTGTTGGGTACAGCTTCCTAGTGCTTGTGGGTTTTATACTTGTGTTATTTTGTATGGTGTGTCTGGTCCTCAAGTGTCCTATAAGTTCAAAAAGTGCTTGTGAAAGTCAAAGTGAGATGTGCGGAACTCAGCAGTCGGATTGTCACAACCAAGCAGATGATTTGTAA